CCGGCAGGCCCTTGGCGCCCTCCGGCGCGAAGATGTCCAGCGTCTCGGCCTCGCTCGCGCCATACCGCTCGGTGCGCGGGGGAAACTGCTTGCGGACGGCGGCGCTGTCGGTGGCGTAGCGGGCGATGACCTGATTGGCGTTGGCCGCCCACTCGCGCTGGTCATAGGCCTGATCCAGCATCTCCTGGGAATAGTCCAGGAACACGCCACCCGCCGCGTGCGCCATGGCGGACGAGGCCAGAAGCCCCGCGAGACTGAAGCTGAACTGCCGACGATTCATCCGCGACCTCCATTATTTCAAGCCTGAAATAATGGAGCCGCCAAGTCAACGCTCCGCCTCCGCCTGTGCAGCAGGTGCTTAACGAGATGCCGTAAGGGAAATCCGCTCAGCCCTCGGAGGTGTGGAAGGCGGGCTTGCCCACTAGGAAATAGTTCACGTCCGTGTCGGCGGCGATCTTCCATTCGCCGCGCAGCGGATCGAACACCATGCCGGCGAGCTCGCTCATCTCGAACCCGGCCGCGCCCATCTCCGCTTCCAGTTCGGCGGGGGTGATGAACTTGTCCCAGCGGTGGGTGCCGCGCGGCAGCCAGCGCAGCACATATTCCGCCCCCACGATGGCCAGCGCGAAGCTCTTGACCGTGCGGTTGAGGGTGGAGACGATCATGATGCCGTTGGGGTTCACCATCTCCCCGGCGCGGCGCAGGAACAGGCCCACATCGGCCACGTGCTCCACCACCTCCAGCGCCAGCACCACGTCGAAGCGCTCGCCCGCATCCGCCAGTTCCTCGGCAGTGCCCTGCCGGTAATCGACGCGCACGCCCGCCTCGTCCGCATGGGACTGGGCGACGACGATGTTGCCGGGGGCGGGATCGACGCCCACCATGTCCGCGCCCATGCGGGCCAGCGGTTCGGAGAGCAGGCCGCCGCCGCAGCCGATGTCGAGGATGCGCAGGCCCTTCAGCGGGCGGAGCGAGCGGGCATC
The Azorhizobium caulinodans ORS 571 genome window above contains:
- the ubiG gene encoding bifunctional 2-polyprenyl-6-hydroxyphenol methylase/3-demethylubiquinol 3-O-methyltransferase UbiG, with translation MRMTANATIDPSEVARFDALGAQWWDPKGKMAPLHAINPVRLGFVRDVLVRHFGHDARSLRPLKGLRILDIGCGGGLLSEPLARMGADMVGVDPAPGNIVVAQSHADEAGVRVDYRQGTAEELADAGERFDVVLALEVVEHVADVGLFLRRAGEMVNPNGIMIVSTLNRTVKSFALAIVGAEYVLRWLPRGTHRWDKFITPAELEAEMGAAGFEMSELAGMVFDPLRGEWKIAADTDVNYFLVGKPAFHTSEG